Within Bradymonas sediminis, the genomic segment ATATCAGCTCGATCAGCGCGCGCGGTGAGCTTCACCGCGTCACTCGCACGCTTAAGCAATATTTGAAGTGGCAGCGGGCGAACGGCGCGATCGGGAGCGTGCCGGCGCCGCCGGCCGAGCGCGCGGCGTTCGAGGCGACCCAAAAAGCGCGGGAGCAGGCGAAGCTCGACAAGCTCAAGGCGGGGCTTCGTGGTCCGCAGGCCAGCGCGCCGACGCAGCCTCCGTCTTATGCGCCGCCGGCGGCCCCGCCGCGTGCGCCGGCGGCGCCAGACGCGCCGACCTCTGCCCCGTCGCCCCCCGAGCAGGGCGAGCGCAGCACCGGCAGCCCGGTCCCCACCAGCCGTTTTGCCAAGAAAGAACCCTCGGCGGCTCAACCCGCCCCGGATATTCTCGGCTCCTCGACCGCGACGCCGTGGAAGACCCTCGGAAGCCGGCCGGCCAAGCGTTTTCAGGGCCACGCTGCGGCGCCCGAAGCATCTGCGCCGACCCAAACTTCGGCACCTACGCCCGAGCGCGCCGCGCCCTCGCGACCCACGCCTCAGCGCGCCGCGCCGGCGCAATCGGCGCCTAATCCCTCTCAGAGTGAGCCACAGAATATGTCCGCTGACGAAGATGATATTTATTTGATGGACGGCGATGAGAGCGAGCTGGAGATGCCGTCGGATTATGACCCGGCGATGTTCTACGACGCGCCGCCGTCGCAGCCTGCGCCGCCCAAACCCGCGCCCGCGCTCCGCAAAGATCCAGCGAAGATGTCGAAGCCCGAGAAGCTCGCGTTTTTGCAGAATTATATGGGCGATTGTCGACGCTGCGGGCTCTGCGAGGGGCGAAAGTCGATCGTCTTTGGCGCGGGGAACCCCGACGCGCGTCTGGTCTTTGTGGCCGATGCGCCGAGCGCCTCCGATGACCAGGCGGGCTCGCCATTTGCCCAGTCCAGCGTCGCCGGCACGCCGGACGAATTGCTGGCGAAGATGGTCAAGGCGATGGGCTTAAGCCTCGACGACGTTTATCTATGCACCGTGCTTAAGTGCCGCCCGCCCGGCGACCGCCCGGGACAGCTCGACGAGGTTAAGGAATGTCAGCCCTTCTTATTTAAGCAGCTCGGCGTGATTGAACCCGAGGTCATCGTCGCCCTGGGCGGCTTCGCGACCAAGGTCATGAGCTTGGTAGATCCCTCGATTAAGCCGGCGCGTGGCCAATGGCAGACCTGGCGCGGAACGCCCTTGATGCCGACCTATCATCCGCGTGAATTGGTCGCCTCACAGGGGCGCCAGCAGGTCGATATGAAGCGCACGACCTGGCAGGACCTGCAATCGGTGATGGCAAAATTAGGTTTGAAATAATTTAATAACTTCGTGAGAGACAAGCGCATGGAATTTAAAAAAGGTGGGCATTTATACGGGTTGCATCGGGTCATCGAGCCGCAGGGTGTGCTGCCGCAGAGCTCGCTGAAGCTCGATAATAGCGCGCCGGCCTACGATAACGAGATCGTGGTCGAGGTGGAGACGCTCAATATCGACTCGGCGAGCTTCCACCAGATCATGGGCGAGGTTGGCCGCGATGAGGCCAAGGTCGCCGCGCGCATCGAGGAGATCGTCGCCCAGCGCGGGAAGATGCAAAATCCGGTCACCGGCAGTGGCGGAATGTTCATCGGCACGGTGCGCGGGCTCGGCCCGAATTATAAGGGCCCCGAGGGGCTTAAGGTCGGCGACCGCATCGCCTCTCTGGTGAGCCTGACCCTGACGCCGCTGCTGCTTGAGAGCGTCGACAAGGTCTACCTCGACGCCGACCAGGCCGACGTCACGGCCACTGCCTTCTTGTGGCCCAGCTCGCCGATCGTGCGCATGCCCGACGATATGTCGGCGCGCCTGGCGCTCTCGGTGCTCGACGTGTGTGGAGCGCCGGCTCAGACCGTTCGCCTGGCCGAAGGCGCCTCGCGGATGTTGGTCCTCGGGATGGGGAAATCCGGCATGATCTGCGCCGCGGCGGCTCGCGACGCGATGGGGCCCGACGGCGTCATCTGCGGGTATGACCTGCGCGATGGGAACCTCAGCGTCATGAAAGAAGAGGGCATCATCAACGATTTCCGCACCGGAAACGCGAAGAATCCCGCCCAGGTCCTCGAGCAGGTCTCTGAGATGATCGACGGCGGCCTCTTCGACGTGGTGATCAACACCTGCAATGTGGCCGACACCGAGATGTCGGCGATTCTTGCGTGCAAGGATCGCGGTCGGGTCTATTTCTTCAATATGGCGACCGACTTCTCGAAGGCGGCGCTGGGGTGTGAGGGGGTTGGCAAGGACGTCGACCTGCTCATCGGCAACGGCTACGCCCACGGCCACGCGCAGATGGCGCTTGAGCTGATCCGCGACTACCCGGCGGTGCGCGCTCAGATTGAGAAGCTCTTCTGCTGAGGGGGGATTTGATCGGTGGATGAGAGGCCACAGATTCGGCGCGACCGATGGGTTGCGCCGGGGCTGTGGCTCAGCTCAGAACCTTTGGGGTGTCCAGGGCGAGGTCGTTGACCAGCCCGTGGATTTGCTCGGGGTCGCGCGGCAGGCGCACGACAAAGCGTGACCCTTCGCCTTCGACGCTCTCGACGTGAATGCTGCCGGCGTGCATCTCCGCAAAGCGGCGCGCCACCGACAGCCCCAGCCCGATGCCGCGCTTGCCGAATTCGAAGCTGCCCGACGAGTGGTGCTTTGACTCGAAGGTGCTGAAAAACGAGTTGAAAATCTGGGAGACGTCTTCGTCCGAGATGCCGATGCCCTGGTCTTGGACCGAAAAAACGTAGGTCTCGGGCTCATCCGTGGCGGCCTCGACCGACAGGGTGATGGTCTGGCCATCGCGCGAGAATTTAATCGCGTTCATTAACAAATTCAGGAAGATATCGCTGAGCTTTTCGGGGTCCGCGTGGATCTGGGCGGGCTCCGAGGGCAGCGTCACCTTGAAGGTCTGATGACGCTTTTGCAAAAACGGCGAAATCTGCGTGTGTAATTCGTCGGCGAGGTCTTTGAGGGTCACCCATTCCAGGTTGAGGGTGGAGGTTGGGCCCTCGTCGGCCAGCATCTTGAAGATGCGGTTGGAGATGTTTTTAAGGCGCATCGCGCTGGTATCGATCCCCTCGATCGCCTTGCCCGTCAGGTCGCCACGCGCCCCGTCGAGCTCCTTTTTGAGCAAAAACACATAACCCAGAATGATCGCGATGGGGGTGTTAAGCTCGTGGCTGACGACCTCCATGAAGACATTCTTGACGCGGTCGAGGGTCTTCAGCTCCTCGTTGGCGATGCTGAGCAAGTTGAGCTGCTTTTCCATGCGCTCGTTGGCGCTCTGCAGCTGCTTGATCAGCGAGCGGCGCTCCTGGCGGTCGACATAATAATCGAAGGCCTGAGCGACGAAGAGGCGCAACTCCGCCGGCTTCCACGGCTTACTGATATAGCGATAGACGTGGCCCTGATTAATCGCGTCGATCACGTGGTCGATATTGCTATAGCCGGTGAAGAGGACGCGCACGATATCAGGGTGGGTCTTGTGCAACTCTTCGAGCAGCTCGATGCCCGACATGCTGGGCATGCGTTGGTCGCTCATGACGACCTGAATCGACTCACGCTGGACGATTTCAAGCGCCTCAGCCGCCGAGTTGGCGGTGAGGACTCGGTATTCCTTTCGGAAGAGTCGTTCGATGGCGTCGAGGATATCGGGCTCATCATCGACGACCAAAAAGGTGCGTTCTGGTGCGTTGCTAGCCATATAGGTTTAATGCTCTTTTCTTAACGTTATTGCTGAAGCCGCAAAGTTGATATCGCCTCAGGGTGACCGCTCGCCGTATTTTGACCGGCGCGCTTTTTATTCTTTTAACGACGAACCCCGCATCGTGAAGAAGTTAGGGGCGCCAATTAAATTGGAAATGCGCAAATTTAATATTCAGAACAGGCCGAAGCGTACCATAATTTAATGCCGGTGCAAGATGAAAATCTCAAAAGTTCGGCAACGCTTTGGTGCTCGACGATTTGCCGCCATATCCTAAAGAATCAGCGCGCCAGCTTACGCGTCGGCCGCGTCGACTAAGGCTAAGAAATCGGTTTCTTTGATGATCGAGATGGCGCTGCCCTCGCTATTATAGCGCTCGGCCTTCTTTAGTTTTCCGCTGCGCCAGCCGCCCTCGAATTTCTCGTAATCGGCGTCGCCGATGACCAGATAGTCCAATGATTTGAGCACCGAAGAGGGCGTGTCACCGCTGAGCGCGCGCACTCGCTTTTGCGCCTCCGAGCGCGTCATTGACTCCAGGGTGCCGGTGAAGAGAAACGAGCGTCCGGCGACCGGCGAGTCGCTGGGCGCATCGGCATCTGATTCGGACTTGGGCTCGGGGAAGACCAATTCGATCTTGGAGCGCAGCGATTCGATAAGCTCCGCTTTTTGCGCCAAGCCCTTGGTGACGTGCTCGGCGATGACCTCACCGATCGTTGGGATGGCGACCAATTCCTCGACGGGCACCGCGAGGATCGCGTCGAGGGAGGGGTAGGTCTCGACCAATAACTCGGAGACGTGGCGGCCGAGTTCGTTGATCCCGAGGGCGCGCAGAAAATGCTCAGCGCGCACGCGCCGGCGTTGGTCGATGCGCTCGAGCAGGGTGTCGGCGGTCTTGGTGCCGACGCGCTCCAGGCTGGTTAGCTCCTCGCGGGTGAGCGTGTAGAAGTCACTCGGGTCGCTGACCAACCCGCTATCATAGAGCTGTTCGAGCAGCTTCGGCCCCAGGCCCTTGATCTCCATATGGCTGGCGAAATGCTCGAGCTGGCGCACGCGCTCGGCGCGGCATCCTGGCAGATGGTCGGCGCAGAGGACGTCGGCCTCGCGATAGGTCGGGGCGCCGCATCCCGGGCATTCCGTCGGGATGGTCACCGGCTGCTCACCGGCTTCAATGATCTTCTCCAGATGCGGGATCACGCCGCCTCGCCGGGTCATCAGCACGCGCGAATTCAGGGTCAACCCTTGCTCGCCGCCCAAGGTCTCCATGATCGCCAGGTTATGCAGGCTCGCCCGGGTGACCACTGCGCCCGAGAGCGTCACCGGGTCGACGATGCCGACCGGGTTGATCGCGCCGGTGCGCGACACATTCCAATGAACCTCGCGCAGCGTGCTCTCGCCGAAGTCGCCCTGGAATTTATAGGCGATCGAATAGCGCGGGTGGTGGCCGGTATAGCCCAGGCGAAGTTGCTCTTCGCGCAGGTTGGCCCGGTAGACGACGCCGTCCATCTGGAAGTCTGCGTGCGCCTGAGAGGCGTCGATGCGCTCGAAATTCTGCTGCAATTCGTCTTTGGACACGATGGTAGAGCCGACCGGGTCGAACCCGAGCTCGGCGAGCCAGCGCATCTTCTCAAGCTCGGTGTCGAATTCAACGCCGAGCACATCATAGGCAAAAAAGCGGATGCCATAGGCCTTGGCGGCCTGGGCGTCCTTGAGCTTGAGCGCACCTGCGGTGAGGTTTCGCGGGTTGGCGTAGTCGGCCGCGAAGTCGGCGCGGAAGACCGACAGCGGCATATAGGCCTCGCCGCGCACCTCGATGCCCGCGGCGTCGACCTTATGGGGCACCCCGCCAACCTGCTTGGCGTTCTCGGTGATGAGTTCCCCGACGCGCCCGCTGCCGCGGGTCGCGGCGAGCAGCAATTCGCCGTTGGCGCCGTAGCGCACGCACATGGCCACGCCGTCGACCTTGGGGCTGACCAGCACGTCGCCCTCGAACTTATCGAACCACTTGAGCAGCGTCTCTTCGTCGTAGCATTTGTCCAGCGAGAGCA encodes:
- a CDS encoding L-erythro-3,5-diaminohexanoate dehydrogenase, producing MEFKKGGHLYGLHRVIEPQGVLPQSSLKLDNSAPAYDNEIVVEVETLNIDSASFHQIMGEVGRDEAKVAARIEEIVAQRGKMQNPVTGSGGMFIGTVRGLGPNYKGPEGLKVGDRIASLVSLTLTPLLLESVDKVYLDADQADVTATAFLWPSSPIVRMPDDMSARLALSVLDVCGAPAQTVRLAEGASRMLVLGMGKSGMICAAAARDAMGPDGVICGYDLRDGNLSVMKEEGIINDFRTGNAKNPAQVLEQVSEMIDGGLFDVVINTCNVADTEMSAILACKDRGRVYFFNMATDFSKAALGCEGVGKDVDLLIGNGYAHGHAQMALELIRDYPAVRAQIEKLFC
- the ligA gene encoding NAD-dependent DNA ligase LigA, with product MSKLPPSSSWDKLSVSELEDAVAHHNRLYWVENNAEISDPEFDRLVEALRQKSPDSPILTAIGPAGAGLEEAAVQADALHDAHQVLHNPPMLSLDKCYDEETLLKWFDKFEGDVLVSPKVDGVAMCVRYGANGELLLAATRGSGRVGELITENAKQVGGVPHKVDAAGIEVRGEAYMPLSVFRADFAADYANPRNLTAGALKLKDAQAAKAYGIRFFAYDVLGVEFDTELEKMRWLAELGFDPVGSTIVSKDELQQNFERIDASQAHADFQMDGVVYRANLREEQLRLGYTGHHPRYSIAYKFQGDFGESTLREVHWNVSRTGAINPVGIVDPVTLSGAVVTRASLHNLAIMETLGGEQGLTLNSRVLMTRRGGVIPHLEKIIEAGEQPVTIPTECPGCGAPTYREADVLCADHLPGCRAERVRQLEHFASHMEIKGLGPKLLEQLYDSGLVSDPSDFYTLTREELTSLERVGTKTADTLLERIDQRRRVRAEHFLRALGINELGRHVSELLVETYPSLDAILAVPVEELVAIPTIGEVIAEHVTKGLAQKAELIESLRSKIELVFPEPKSESDADAPSDSPVAGRSFLFTGTLESMTRSEAQKRVRALSGDTPSSVLKSLDYLVIGDADYEKFEGGWRSGKLKKAERYNSEGSAISIIKETDFLALVDAADA
- a CDS encoding uracil-DNA glycosylase; protein product: MTEDLNISSISARGELHRVTRTLKQYLKWQRANGAIGSVPAPPAERAAFEATQKAREQAKLDKLKAGLRGPQASAPTQPPSYAPPAAPPRAPAAPDAPTSAPSPPEQGERSTGSPVPTSRFAKKEPSAAQPAPDILGSSTATPWKTLGSRPAKRFQGHAAAPEASAPTQTSAPTPERAAPSRPTPQRAAPAQSAPNPSQSEPQNMSADEDDIYLMDGDESELEMPSDYDPAMFYDAPPSQPAPPKPAPALRKDPAKMSKPEKLAFLQNYMGDCRRCGLCEGRKSIVFGAGNPDARLVFVADAPSASDDQAGSPFAQSSVAGTPDELLAKMVKAMGLSLDDVYLCTVLKCRPPGDRPGQLDEVKECQPFLFKQLGVIEPEVIVALGGFATKVMSLVDPSIKPARGQWQTWRGTPLMPTYHPRELVASQGRQQVDMKRTTWQDLQSVMAKLGLK
- a CDS encoding hybrid sensor histidine kinase/response regulator, which produces MASNAPERTFLVVDDEPDILDAIERLFRKEYRVLTANSAAEALEIVQRESIQVVMSDQRMPSMSGIELLEELHKTHPDIVRVLFTGYSNIDHVIDAINQGHVYRYISKPWKPAELRLFVAQAFDYYVDRQERRSLIKQLQSANERMEKQLNLLSIANEELKTLDRVKNVFMEVVSHELNTPIAIILGYVFLLKKELDGARGDLTGKAIEGIDTSAMRLKNISNRIFKMLADEGPTSTLNLEWVTLKDLADELHTQISPFLQKRHQTFKVTLPSEPAQIHADPEKLSDIFLNLLMNAIKFSRDGQTITLSVEAATDEPETYVFSVQDQGIGISDEDVSQIFNSFFSTFESKHHSSGSFEFGKRGIGLGLSVARRFAEMHAGSIHVESVEGEGSRFVVRLPRDPEQIHGLVNDLALDTPKVLS